A region from the Mercenaria mercenaria strain notata chromosome 7, MADL_Memer_1, whole genome shotgun sequence genome encodes:
- the LOC128558781 gene encoding uncharacterized protein LOC128558781 produces the protein MNNLNALCLGFLIVCVLVSSVSAIKCYTCIGCNDPFDESNAQTATCEGSCLKTKTDGTVIRVCSPISLGDECDSKDGTEACSCTKDLCNSASGMSFSHVVLCLSLFTMFLWVK, from the exons atgaataaCTTAAATGCATTGTGTTTGGGTTTTCTAATTGTTTGCGTTTTGG TTTCAAGTGTATCAGCCATCAAATGTTACACTTGCATAGGATGCAACGACCCTTTTGATGAGAGTAACGCTCAAACAGCTACCTGCGAAGGATCCTGTCTGAAAACAAAGACGGATGGAA CTGTAATTAGAGTTTGTTCACCAATTAGCCTTGGAGACGAATGTGATAGCAAAGACGGAACTGAAGCGTGTTCGTGTACGAAAGATCTGTGTAACAGTGCGTCAGGAATGAGCTTTTCCCATGTCGTCCTCTGTCTCTCCCTTTTCACTATGTTTCTGTGGGTGAAATAA
- the LOC128558782 gene encoding uncharacterized protein LOC128558782, translating into MKNLNALYFCILLIAVTVASVSSIRCYVCLSCSDPFEESSSIISSCSGSCVKGKTGNTVVRGCSNYNGGDDCVEQDGAEACSCTSDLCNSASGISISLAVVSFSIICMFLWMN; encoded by the exons ATGAAGAATTTGAATGCCTTGTACTTTTGTATTTTACTTATAGCGGTAACTG ttgcaAGTGTGTCGTCTATAAGATGCTACGTATGTCTTTCGTGCAGTGATCCCTTTGAGGAAAGTAGTTCTATAATATCCTCATGTTCCGGGTCATGTGTTAAAGGAAAAACGGGCAACa CTGTGGTTAGAGGATGTTCAAACTACAATGGTGGAGACGATTGTGTCGAACAGGATGGCGCTGAAGCGTGTTCATGTACATCAGATCTATGTAACAGTGCTTCCGGAATCAGCATTTCATTGGCTGTTGTCagtttttccattatttgcatGTTTCTGTGGATGAACTAA